The region GAATACTTCAATTTGAAACAAATAACCTATTAGTAAAAACACAGAACTAATTACTAAAAACCAAATAACTTTGTTGACTTGGCTTTTGGTTATATCTGAACTATAATTGTTGAAAAAAAGAAGAAACAAAATAGGTGTTACACTACTTAAAAAATAATATCCATTAAATTGAATATCGTCAATCGATAAATTGTTATAATGAAAAAGCTGTGTAATAATATAGGCCAGTATTAAGCCTAAAAGAGGGAGTACATAGGTTTTATTAATACTATTAAAACCAATACTTGTTATTACAGCCAAAACAATTAACACTTTAAACACTATAACATAGTTGTAAAACAAACTAATCTGTGTGTAATGGACTATGATCTTTATTATAAAATCGTATCCAAAGAATAGGATTAACAAGTTTTCTAGAAAGAACTGTTTTAAGTTGGTGTTTTCAATAAACTTTCTAATAAAACTCATTAACTAAAAAATGTTTTGATTAAAATAAACTTTTAATTTAGGTCTGCTATCAAGGTCTTTAGTATCACTAGACAAAAAACTTATAATTCCGCTTTTGCTTTTTTCCAGGTTTGTTTTAAACATAAGTCCGTAATTACTAAACTTTTCGTCAACTAATGCTCTAATAAACTGTGTTAAATCCACTTTGTAATAGTTACGTTGTTCTTCTTTAACAATAATTTGAGCAACTACTTTAGAGTCAGTTTTAGGCTGATTAAACCAATTTACACTTGTAACATCCCAATCTTCTACAATATTTTCTATATCAATGACATATGGAGATTCAAGTTGTTCTGATTTTGAAATATATAAATATAAAAATGCAGAATCAACTATTGCTTTTTTTGGTATACTAGAACATCTTATTTTTAATAATGACCTATTTTCTTTGACCGTAGAGTCTTTAAAAGAAAAATTAGTGATTTTTAATTCCTTGTCAGATGAAAAGTTTTTAGTATCAAATTCGCTATCGATATATGTGTCTATTCCTAGCTGGCTGTTTGGTATATATACATTACTTGTTTTAATATTACATGACATTAAAAAGCATGAAAGTAAAAGCGCTAAACAATTTAAATGCTTTTTTAATAGCACTTTTTCTGTTTTGAGTTGTTTGTATATAGTTTTTATCAATTTATAAACTGTTATTCGGTGTAAAACACTTCTAATTTAGGATGCTTACTTACGTCTTTACTGTTGCTAGAATGAAACCTAAGTCCTTTATATGCATTTTTCTCGTCTTCCAACTGAATCATAAAACCATAATTTGGCTGTTTATTTTGATGCACAGCTCTTACATAATCCGTTATGTTTATCTTATAGTCTTGATTAGCGTTTGTTGGGGCTTCAACAGTTATTGTTTTATTGGTGTCAACTTCTGGTTGGTTGTTCCAAGTTACTTCATCATTTATCCAAACTTTCTTAACTGGAATCAATACAAAAGAATTGTTAGATCCAAAATGACCTGGATCAATAGCATAAAGGTGAACAAATGCTGAATCTATACTAATTTCTTCTTTTAAGGTAGCAAAACCAAATCTAAGTAATGATCTTACATCATTTTTAACAGAGTCGTTTGATGACAATGATACCATATGAATCCTGTCTAATGTAGAATAATTAGCACTAGGATTGCTTTCTGAAATTGCTGTATCTTTTCCATTTTGATCATTAGGTTGAAACACTGCTATCTTAGTTTCTTTTTTATTACATGAAACCACAACTAGTATGATTAAAACTGTACAAAAGGGCTTAAATAATTTCATAATATAATTAATTAGGTGTTAGTGTTATTTTAAATGTTATGCTTCTGGAATGTATTTTATAATTATTTAGTAACAAAATTCATTATAATCTCCCAGATATATCGTCTTTATTTAATGTTCCTTTAACATCATAGATTAATCCGTTTTTAGACTTAATATCATTAAGATTTATTTCTTTAAACTGATCATGACATACTGTATGTACAATAGCATCATAATTGTTCTTCAATGTATCTATTAATGTAATATTAAACTGTTTTTTTACTTCGTCTTTATTTGCCCAAGGATCGTATACTTCAACATCCAAATTAAAAGACTTTAATGTTTTATAAACGTCTATAGCTTTGGTGTTTCTAATATCTGGGCAATTTTCCTTAAATGTAATCCCTAACATCAATACTTTAGATTTTTTTATAGGAATATTGTTTTGTACCATAAGTTTTAAAACTTGGGTAGCAACATAGTCACCCATGCTATCATTTAAGCGCCTTCCTGCTAATACAATTTCTGGATGATAGCCAACTTCTTGTGCTTTTTGAGCTAAGTAGTAAGGGTCTACACCTATACAATGACCTCCTACTAATCCTGGCTTAAACGGTAAAAAGTTCCACTTAGTTGACGCTGCCATTAGTACTTCTTGAGTGTCTATATCTAATTTATTGAAAATTTTAGCTAATTCGTTTACAAAAGCAATATTGATATCTCGTTGTGCATTTTCAATAACCTTTGCTGCTTCAGCAACTTTTATTGATGAAGCTAAATGGGTTCCTGCAGTAATAATTGAAGCATATAGGTCATTAATTTTCACACCAATTTCCGGTGTAGATCCAGAAGTTACTTTTTTAATTTTAGTAATAGTACGTGATTTATCTCCTGGATTTATTCTTTCAGGTGAATAGCCACAGTAAAAGTCTTTATTAAATATTAACCCACTTGATTTTTCTAAAACTGGCACACACACTTCTTCTGTTACTCCAGGATATACAGTTGATTCATAGATAACTATATCATCTTTTTTTAAAATTTGGCCGATAGTATTAGATGACTCAATTAGTGGAGTTAAAATGGGTCTATTATTTTTATCTACAGGTGTTGGAACTGTAACAATAAATATATTACAATCTTTAATGTCAGATGACAGATAGGACAACGACAAACCTTTATCGTTTTGCTTATTAAGCACAGATTTAAGATTGTCCTGACTTACTTCTAATGTATTATCGATTGCTAGTTTTAATTC is a window of Olleya sp. YS DNA encoding:
- a CDS encoding DNRLRE domain-containing protein, with translation MSCNIKTSNVYIPNSQLGIDTYIDSEFDTKNFSSDKELKITNFSFKDSTVKENRSLLKIRCSSIPKKAIVDSAFLYLYISKSEQLESPYVIDIENIVEDWDVTSVNWFNQPKTDSKVVAQIIVKEEQRNYYKVDLTQFIRALVDEKFSNYGLMFKTNLEKSKSGIISFLSSDTKDLDSRPKLKVYFNQNIF
- a CDS encoding DNRLRE domain-containing protein, encoding MKLFKPFCTVLIILVVVSCNKKETKIAVFQPNDQNGKDTAISESNPSANYSTLDRIHMVSLSSNDSVKNDVRSLLRFGFATLKEEISIDSAFVHLYAIDPGHFGSNNSFVLIPVKKVWINDEVTWNNQPEVDTNKTITVEAPTNANQDYKINITDYVRAVHQNKQPNYGFMIQLEDEKNAYKGLRFHSSNSKDVSKHPKLEVFYTE
- a CDS encoding nucleotide sugar dehydrogenase — its product is MKNNIAILGLGYVGLPLAVEFAKKYNVIGYDINKNRVEELKLAIDNTLEVSQDNLKSVLNKQNDKGLSLSYLSSDIKDCNIFIVTVPTPVDKNNRPILTPLIESSNTIGQILKKDDIVIYESTVYPGVTEEVCVPVLEKSSGLIFNKDFYCGYSPERINPGDKSRTITKIKKVTSGSTPEIGVKINDLYASIITAGTHLASSIKVAEAAKVIENAQRDINIAFVNELAKIFNKLDIDTQEVLMAASTKWNFLPFKPGLVGGHCIGVDPYYLAQKAQEVGYHPEIVLAGRRLNDSMGDYVATQVLKLMVQNNIPIKKSKVLMLGITFKENCPDIRNTKAIDVYKTLKSFNLDVEVYDPWANKDEVKKQFNITLIDTLKNNYDAIVHTVCHDQFKEINLNDIKSKNGLIYDVKGTLNKDDISGRL